A stretch of DNA from Melospiza melodia melodia isolate bMelMel2 chromosome Z, bMelMel2.pri, whole genome shotgun sequence:
CCAAGGGAAAGAGTTTGATTCATAGGGCAATATTTGGTCTCTGTGGATAAAGTGCAGTTTCTGTAGATAACAGGAATAAAATGAAACTAAGCACAGAATTGCATTGTTTGTAAAAATTATGAAATGGTGTCATATACAAAAATGAAAGAatgaaacataaataaaaataacaggTGTTAAAATTAATTAATCTTCTAATATGTGTTTTCAGGGGTAGGTTTTGGCAGATTTCAACTTGGATGTCATATCAGTACTGTTGTACACTATGGAGCAACACCATGGTCAAGACCCAGTGCACACATGGGTGTTGTCAGTGGTCTTGTGTATACACTTTGAAAATGAACACTGAGTAGTTTTGCACATACCAAAAAATGGTGAAATTTCATTTCACATACTGAAATTACAACAATTTGGTGCATTTGGAGcagatctaaaaaaaaaaaattcattaggCAGTAATTTTTTATTTAGGCAAGCTCTGTGCTTTGacagagtttaatttcaggaaACCATTCCCTGCAATAGCATCCCAATCCCAGATTGAAGAGCAAGGCTCCTGATACAATTTATGACAAAAGCTTGATGTGTCAGAATGGAGCAATGTGCATGTAGCACCAGGAGCTAAGGTGAGCACACTGAACAACAGGTGGCTCAGTCTGAGAAATTTTCTCAGTGAGAAAATCCTCAAGTCTGAAGCGTATCTCAAGTCAGATTTTATAAATATCTTCCATGCTAATCATGAATGCTGGAAGAAGCTTTCCTCCACTGAGGATCTCATGTGGAAAGTTTTTCTGGACTGCAGGTGTACACCCTTTCCTTCAAGCATTGCCATTTAGTGGTGAAATGGCAATATTTTTTGCAGAGAAGCAGCCTGCATAGGTTTTCCATAATGCAAAATATCCATGCTTGGTTACCTTCTGATTCTGAAAGATGCCAATtaatattttcctcagttatgATCTCACAGGCTCTGAGCGAGTCTCTGTAGGACAGATGCCATAGGTTTAGGTCATTCGAGTTGAGAGATGAAAGCTTGAATTATGCTAGGCTAAGAAAGGAGCAGAGCACAGTTCTCCCTCCCAAATGTCTTCTCCAGGCAGTGAGTGGTAAAATTCTTTGTCTGTTTCATTAGAAGCAATGCCCAGTCCTGTCAGAATACCTGATTTGTGGATTCAGCTGTAAAGCACAAGTCCAAACTCTGAGAACCCAACCAGTTTACACTGCCTCTCCAGAGATTAGATGGAAAATTACTGTATTTCTGGCTCTCACTAAGCTTTCTGGGCAGAACACTGAGGATCTGCTCAAAACCAGAAACATCTGAGGAATTTGGACATGCCATGGTTAAGCCAAAGGTGCCTAGATTTCTCTCTAGGCACTCTTTAAGACATCTGCTACCCTCTCTGGACCTCACCAACGTCTCTAAAAAGGCAGCAAAACTAATATATCTGAATTTGTATTAACCACTTTCCACACCTTACTTTCTAAAATAGGCAATTAACCCAGTATAAAGAGAATTTTGAATTTTTCTTTTGTTCATCTGTTTGCAAAAGAAGCAGAGAGGTAACATGGAGGAGACAGGCATGAACAGCTACTGTTGTATTAAGGGAAAATAAGAACTGGGAGTGGTTtggtttggaggggttttttgtCCCCTAAAAATTAGGAATGCACTTTATGAAGGATTAGAATAGTATGTATTTCcacagcctgcaaatgcccaagGAAGTTACTAGACCTTTCTCTACAAGGGTAACCCCCTGCCTTAATtacaaattattttattatttgttcCACTAATAATTCAAGAAGCAGAACTGTCATAGTGATGGCAAAATGCTAGCCTAAATTTTTGCAGatgtttttcagttttatttattAGTTCTAAAGTAATTCACTCTTTCCACCAATTCCTGTTTTCTGTTCCCCTATTTAAATTTATTGGGCATATGCAAGGCTACTctatctctgaaaaaaaaaattggaaaggtCACATACTGAGGTTTGTATCAGGTTTCATTGAAAGTATGTATAGAGGGAATATATTCACAGAGCTCTAGAAATTTGCTCTCTTTCTATACAGCATTGAATTGTCAAAGACCAGACTCCAAAATGGATTCCCACATAAATTTAAGTGATTTCCAAAAGGAAGCTTGCAGAGaacttgtttcttaatttgcaATGAGAGAAAATATTCTTTTCCCTAGGagtatttgaaattttattttcaaacatTTAAGTTTTCAAGTAATTAAATATAAATGCAGTGTAAGCCTGTCTTCTTTCTAACTTCCTCAAAAAAGACCACTGTCAattaaaagccttttttttttttttcaggttaaaAATGCTTATTTTTCCTCCTGTGCCGGTTCCAAAGATTAAAGGGATTGACCCAGATCTTTTGAAGGTAACATCGAACTCTAAAATCTACAGTGGGAATCTTTATAGTAGTAGAAGATGACAACTGTTGTCCCAGGCAGAAAAATTTTGTAGAAGAAAATTCTGACATTTGGGGAGTTGCCATAGAATTAGTTtgcataaaataattttgaatccCTTTGCAATTATTACATAACTACATCTTTACATAAGTCATCTTTACATAAGTCAACATTATAAAAAGGACAAGCATTTCTATTACTTCCTTTATAAAATTCTTTTTTATTTGCCTTGTAGAAAGGAAAGCTAGATGAAGTGAATTCCATCTTAGCCTGCCATGACAACTACAAGACACAGCTCTACATTGATGACTTGTGGGTTGAGTTTATTGAGTTGGACATCGAAGACCCTGATGAAAAGAACAGAGCCTCAGACACTGACAGGCTCCTGAGTGAAGATCATCTGAAAtctcacagctccttgggagcGAAGGATGATGATTCTGGACGGGCCAGTTGTTGTGAACCAGATATTCCAGAGACAGACTTCAGCGCAAGCGACACGTGTGATGCCACCTCTGATAGTGATCAGTTCAAAAAGGCTACTGAAAAAGAAGAGGATCTCTTGTGTCTTGACAGGCAAGATAATGATGAGTCACTTCCAAGCCTTGCCAACACAGACCTGCAACGCCAGCATAGGAGTACTCAGTCTGAAAACAGCCACCTGTGGGCACCCTTTGGAGACAGCGTTGAGTCACCCCGTCCGTCAGTCCATACCCAGATAAGCAACCAGAATTCACTGGCAAGTACTGACTTTTACGCTCAAGTGAGTGATATTACTCCAGCAGGCAGGGTTGTACTTTCACCAGGGCAGAAATCCAAGCTGGGGAGAGCACAGCATGAAGGCTGCACAGAACCAAGCTTCACCATGGACAACACCTATTTCTGTGAGGCAGATGTGAAAAAATGCATTGCTGTGACTTCTCACGAAGAGAATGAGCCACGTGTTCAGGAACAAGGCTATAATGAAGATGGTTACTTCACCACAGAGAGCCTTACCACTACTGTTGCCAATTTTGGAGCttcaacagcagcagccccaagTTCAGAGATGCCTGTGGCAGACTATACATCGATCCACATCGTTCAGTCTCCACAAGGCCTTGTGCTCAATGCCACCGCGCTGCCAGTGCCAGACAAGGAATTCAA
This window harbors:
- the GHR gene encoding growth hormone receptor: MDLRHLLFTLALICANDSLSAGDDLLQWPQISKCRSPEMETFSCFWTAGNFYNLTVPRILQLLYKKSNEEDWKECPDYMTSGQNSCYFNASYTSVWTPYCVQLASKSEVYDKKCFSVDEIVLPDPPVNLNWTLLNTSQTGIHGDIQVRWDPPPTADVRKGWITLEYELQYKEVNETKWKELKPRLSTMVPLYSLKTARDYEIRIRSRQRTSEKFGEFSEILYVSFSQIGIGCDHCTEEVEFPWFLVVVFGVCGLAVTVISIMLSKQPRLKMLIFPPVPVPKIKGIDPDLLKKGKLDEVNSILACHDNYKTQLYIDDLWVEFIELDIEDPDEKNRASDTDRLLSEDHLKSHSSLGAKDDDSGRASCCEPDIPETDFSASDTCDATSDSDQFKKATEKEEDLLCLDRQDNDESLPSLANTDLQRQHRSTQSENSHLWAPFGDSVESPRPSVHTQISNQNSLASTDFYAQVSDITPAGRVVLSPGQKSKLGRAQHEGCTEPSFTMDNTYFCEADVKKCIAVTSHEENEPRVQEQGYNEDGYFTTESLTTTVANFGASTAAAPSSEMPVADYTSIHIVQSPQGLVLNATALPVPDKEFNTSCGYVSTDQLNKIMP